ATTGCAGCGTCGTGCCGGCCCAGAACGCGCGCGCCCCAGCCGCGTCGCCAAGCGCATACCCGGCCAAATGCAGGGCACAAGTCCGTGCCGCGACGATGAGGGCCGTCTGACCATCGTGTTGCCGCACATACGCCAGCACGTGGCCGGCTTGGGCGCCTTCGGCCGCGACCGAGTGGAACTGCCCACCCGTGAAGGGCGCAGGGGTGCGCTGGCGGGCCAGAAGCAGCCGGTGGATCAGCGCCTGCTTGACCGCGCCGGTGCGCCACGCCGATTCGGACAGGTCTATTGCCACATCGCGTGATCCGTCAGCGAGCAGCTTCGCACGCAACGCGTAGTCGACCGGCCTGCGGTTGTCCGGATCGACCAGGCTGAAATCCCACAGATCGGTTCCCTGATACAGATCCGGCACGCCGGGCAAGGTGTTGCGCAGCAGCGTCTGCGTGAAGCTGTTGACCATGCCCGCGGGCGCAATCTCCAGGGCGAAGGCGGCAATGCTGGCCAGCACGCGGCGGCCTTCGGGGTCGCCGCCCAGCCACGCCAGGCATTCTTTTGCGGCAGCTTCGTACGTAGGATCCTGATCGGTCCAGCTGGTGTGCAGCTTGGCCTCGCGCAGCGCCTTTTCCTGCCACTGGCCGATCCGGTCCAGCCACGCTTGCAGGGCGTCGGGCGACCAGTCGGGGGGATCCGCACGCCACTCGCAGGGCCAGGCGCCGATCAGCGTCTGGATGAGCATGTAGCGGTCTGCCCGCGTCATGCCGCCGGGCAATGCGTCGATCCAGCCGCGCGCGGCCTCCTGCCAGCGCTCGGGCATTTCGGTCAGAACGGCCAGCCGCATCCGTGTGTCTTCGCCGCGCTTGTGGTCGTGCGTGGCGGTGGCGAGCATGGCGCGGGGATGGGTGCGTGCGCGGGCCGCGCAGGCGGCATGGAAATCTTCGGCCGATAGGCTGAAGCACGCAGGCGACGCGCCCACCTCGTTGCGCGACAGCAGCGGTCCGTAACGGTAGAAGAGCGTGTCTTCCAACGCCTTGGCGGCCAGGGGCGGGGTCAACTGCTGGAAGCGGCGCAGGGCGGTGGGATGGTCCGTTTCGCCGTTGAGCCATTGCGCGAGTTGCGCCAGCAAGGTGGCGTCGGCCGAGCCTTCGCGGGCCGCCATCGCCGTCGCGGCGCCTTGAACCGCGACCTCTCGCTGCTGCGCGTCGGCCGGATTGCGGCCCTCGTCCTCCGCATAGGTGCGGTAGACGGGAAAGGCGGCCAGCAGGGCGCTCAACGCGCGGTCGATCGCCGTGGCGGTCCAGTCGCGCGTGCGCACATCGCGGGCGGCGATCTGTTCCAGGCAGCGCACGAGCGCTTGCCGTTCCGCCGGGAAATGCCGGGCAAGCATGCGCACCCGCGCCGCGCGCAGCTGCTCGGCGGCGTCGCGGTCGTCGCCGGTCAGGGTGCGCCAAAACGCCTGCAGCGGCGCCTCGGCCTGCGGGTCGTGCAGCACCGCGCTTACCTGATCCATGAAGTCGTAGCCCGTGGTGCCGTCGGTCAGCCATCGCGGGTCCAGCGCCTCGTCATGCGCCAGGATTTTTTCGACAACCAGGTAGGGCTGCTCCTGGCGCAGCGCCGCGGGACGGTTGGCGTTGGCGTCGGCAAGCCGTGCCGACAACCGGCGCAAGTACCCGCCCGGCGTTGCCAGGCCGTCGATATGGTCGATGCGCAGACCGTCCAGCACACCCTGGGCGTACAGCCGCAGGACCAGCGCGTGCACGTCGTCGAACACGCCCTCGTCCTCGACGCGCACGCCGACGAGTTCGCTGATTTCAAAGAAGCGCCGCCAGTTGATCTGGTCCGGCGCGGTGCGCCACCACGCCAGACGGTAGTGCTGGCGTTCCAGCAATTCATGCAGGCGCTGCCGTCCGGCGGGTTGCGCGGGGTCATGTTCGCGCAGCCACGCCTGGCGCTCCGCGCCGCGCGGCACGGACGACGGGGTCAGCGGAAAGCGCTGTCCATGCACGTCCAGCTCGGGGGACGACGCGCCGGTGTCCCATTGCGGCGTGATGGCGCCGTGTTCCAGCGATGCGCCGTACGGGTCGCCAAGGATGGGCAGCAGCACCTTGTTGCGCAGCGCCGGCGTGAGCGGGTTCCATTCGATATCGAAGTAGGCCGCGAATGCGCTGGCGGGACCATGGGCCAGTACGTCGCGCCACCAGGCGTTGGCGGGATTTGCCGCCATGTGGTTGGGCACGATGTCCGCGATGAGGCCAAGGCCGCGCGCCCGCGCGGCGCTGGCCAGGCGGAGCAGGGCGGGCTCGCCGCCCAGTTCGGGGCTGACGATGGCGTGGTCGATGACGTCGTAGCCGTGGGTGGAGCCCTGCCGCGCGCGCGTGATGGGCGATAGATACAGGTGACTGACGCCCAGGTCTGCGTAGTAGTCCACCTGCGCGCACGCGTCGTCGAGCGTGAAGCCTGCGTGCAGCTGCAGGCGGGCGGTGGCCTGCGGTGCGCTCAAGATTGTCTCCTTCCGGCGCGCGCGGCATCCAGACGGGCCTGCGCGGCGGGGTCTGCGAAGGTCGCGCGGATGCTCAACGGCAAACGCTGGCGCCAGTTGGGATGGGTGTCGATGGTGCCGGGCAGGTTCGGTTGATCCAGCACGCCCGCAACGTCCTCCATCGGCACCAGCAGCAGCGGGCAGGGACTGGAGGACACGAAGCGCAGCAGCTCGGGAACCGGGGCCTGGCCGGGCGGCGTTTCCGCCTTCGGATCCAGGGCGCGGGTGAGCGCTTGACGGTCCTGCGCGCGGGCGGCGCGCAGGCTTTGCTCGTCGTCGTCGTCGCCCAGCAGATGCAGTTTGACGCGCCAGTCGATGTCGCGCTCTTCCCACCAGCCGCGCAGGGTCGGCAGATCGTGGGTGGTGGTCATGGCGGCGGCGTTTTCGGGCCATTCGGCCGGCGGCGTGAAGCCGGCGGCCGCCCGCGCGCCGGAGGCATCCGCGCCCTCGGCGACGGCTTCTGCCGCATCCGCGACCGGCGGTGCGTCCACCGCCTGGCGCATGAACCACAGCACGTTCATGCCGAGCACGCCGTTGTCGTTCAACCGGTCGTCGAAGCCTTCGGGCACCGTGCCCAGGTTTTCGCCGATGGCGCAGGCGCGGTGGCGCCAGGCCTCCAGCGCGATCAGCGCGAGTATCTCGTCCAGCGGGTAGCGCAGATAGGCGCCGTCGGCGGGCGACGCGCCTTGCGGCACCAGCCACAGGCGCGCCATGCCCAGGATGTGATCGATGCGCACGCCGCCGGTGTGGGCCAGCACCGCGCGCAGCATCTCGATGAATGCGGCGTAGCCGTTGGTGTGCAGCGCGCGCGGAGAAAACGCGGTGAGGCCCCAGCCCTGTCCGAGCGGATTGTAGATGTCGGGCGGCGCGCCCACCGACATGCCGCGCATAAGGTCGGCCTGCCGGCTCCACGCATGGCTGCCGTCCGGACTGGCGCCCACGGCCAGGTCGGCAAGCAGGCCCAGCCGCATGCCGGCCTCGCGGCCCGCCGTGTGTGCCGCGGCCAGGTTTTCCGCCGCGAGCCATTGGGCAAACTGATGAAAGTCCACCTCAAGCGCGTGATCCTGCGCGAAGCGTCTGACTTGAGAAGAGGCCGGATCGCGTAGGGCGGCCGGCCATTTCTGCCACGGCGGGATCTTGCCGTCCGGTGCGCGGTGCGCGGCATGCAGGGTCTCGAAGATCGCGTGGTCGCGCAGCGCCTGGCCACGGTCTACGCAGAACTGCGCATAGCGTGTCCGCTGGCTGGCGGCGCCGCTGCTGGCAAATTCCGCATGCAGGGCGCGCAGCAACCGCAGGCGGATCGCCGCGGCCGCCGGCCAGTCGATGAGATCCAGCCCGTCCAGCGCGTTCAGTTCGGCCGGCGCGACGCCGGACAGCGCGCGCACCATGGCGTCCTGGCCCAGCACCGAGGCGGGCGCCGCAAACAGCACATTCAGGAAGAGGCGGTTGGACGGCGAGTACGGGCTGGACCGCTCGGGCTGCGCCGTGTACATCGCGTGGACCGGGCTGATGGCCAGCATGTCCGCGCCTTGCTCGGCGGCGGCCACCGCCAGTTCGCGCAGCGCGCCGAAGTCGCCGAAACCGTGCGTGCGCGGCACGGCGGCGCGCGCGTCCTGGCGCAGGCTGTAGACCTGAGCGGCCAGACCCCAGCAGCGCGGGCCGGTCACGCCGGTCAGGTCGGCCAGGCTCGGGGCCTTCTGCGGTGCAACCGCCAGCGTGGCCTCGGCCGATGTGAGCAGCAGGCGATGGTAGCCGGGCTCGTCGGGGGCGATCATGAAAGGCACGCGGTCGGCGCCGGCCTGGATGTGGCCATCCAGGATGCGGCCGGACTCGCACAGGATGCGATACGGCCCGCGCGCGGTCTTGGGCAATACGGTGCGGGCGTTGCAGCGCGTCACCAGCATCGGCGGCAGCGCATCGGCGGCCTGTTCAGCCAGCCGGCGGCGGCTGTCCTCGATATCGCTCGCCGTGGCGGCCGGCAGGTCCATGGCCGCCAGCAGCGCGCGCAACGTGTCGGGCGACACCTGTTGCGGCCGCTGGCGCGCGTCCGACCAATGTTCCGCGATGCCGGCATCCAGAGCCAATGCGGATAAGCCGTCCGGCTCGGGCTTGGAGCGCTTCATGCCGGTTCCTCCAGCAGCCAGACGGTGCAATCCGGACACAGCTCACCTTGCGCAAGGCGGTCGCGCCCGCCTGCAGGTGATTCGAAGAGCAGGGTGGCGAAGACGTCCGGCCCGGGCATGAGCGATTCCGGCACCGTCTGCGGTATGGGTCCCAGATTCGTGTAGACCGTCAGCCGGGCGCCATCGGCCAGCTCCCAGCGGGCGAACACGCTGCGGTCGCCCACCGCCGAAGCGCCCAGGCTGACCGCGCCTGGCAGGCGTGGCGCAATCGACCGCGCCCGCAATTGCAGCAGCGCCGAATAGTCGCGCATCCACTCCGCCGCATCCGGCTCGTCCTGCCAGGGAGAGCTGGCGTGGTAAGTGGATTCGTCGTTCGGGTCGGGCAACTTCGCAGCGGGCGAATCGCCCGCGAATTCGGGAAAGGCAGAGAATTCGCGCTGCCTGCCGTCGCGCACGGCCTGCGCCAGTTCGGGATCGGTATGGCTCGTGAAATACAGGAACGGGGTGCGCGATCCGCGTTCCTCGCCCATGAAGATCAAGGGGATCTGCGGCGAGAGCAATTGCAGCGCCACGGCCGCGCGCAAGCGCTGGGTATTGTCGACCAGCGCGATCAGCCGTTCACCGCGGGCGCGGTTGCCGGTCTGGTCATGGTTCTGCAGGAACAGCACGAAGGCGGTCGGCGGCAGGTCCGCGCTGCGCTCGCCGCGCGGCTGGCCGCCGCGATAGGCCGAGGGCTGGCCCTGGTACACCCACCCTTCGGCCAGGCAGCGCGCCAGCGCCTGCGCGGGCGCTTCGGCGTAGTCGGCGTAATAGCCGCGCGATTCGCCGGTCAGCAGATGGTGCAGCACGTGGTGCGCATCGTCGTTCCATTGCGCCTCGAAGTCGCCGCGCAGCAGGCTGGCGCGGTTGTCGTCGTTTTCCACGACCAGATGCACGTGGCGCTCGGCCGAGACCCCGTCGCGCACGAAGCGGGCCATTTCGTGCAGCCACTCGTGCCCGGCGATGGCATGCACGGCGTCCAGCCGCAGGCCGTCGAAGCGGTATTCGGTCAGCCAGTACAGCGCGTTCTCCTTGAAGTACGTGCTGACGGCTTCCTGGCGAAAGTCGATGGCCGCGCCCCACGGGGTGTCTATGTCGGTGCGGAAGAAGGGCGCGGCGTAGCCGGACAGATAATTGCCGTCCGGGCCGAAGTGGTTGTAGACGACGTCCAGCATCACGCCCATGCCATGGCCATGCGCCGCGTCGATCAGGCGCTTCAGGTCGTCTGGCGAGCCGTACGCCGTATCGGGCGCGTACGGCAGTACGCCGTCATAGCCCCAATTCCGTTCGCCCGGAAAATCGGCGATGGGCATGAGTTCCAGCATGGTGATGCCCATGTCCGCCAGTGCCGGCAACCGGGAGATCAGGCCCGAGTAGCCGCCGGCCAGACCCGCGTGGACCTCGTAGATGACCGTTTCTTCCCACGGGCGGCCGGTCCATTCCGGGTGGCGCCAGCGGTACGCGCCCGGCTGCACGACGATGCTGTCGCCATGCACGTCGCCGTCCTGCAAGCGCGAAGCGGGATCGGGCATGACGGTGTGCTCGTCCAGCCGATAGTGGTAGCGCGTGCCGGGCGGGCAGTCCACGTCGGCCTGCGCGTAGCCGTCCGGGCCGGGCCGCATCGGAATGGGCGGATGGCCCTCGACCTCCAGCGCTAGGCTGGGCGGGGCGCTGGGCGCCCATAGCCGAAAGCGCGTGACGCCGCTTTCCAGCGGAATCGCGCCATAGGAATACGAATGCGTCATGGCGCGTCTCCGGATTCCTCACGCTGGGCCAACAGGACCAGACTGTGCGGGGCGACGGTTACGGCCGGCTCGTCCCACGGCGCGGGCGCGGCGGGCTTGTCCGAATCGAGTTCCAGCGACCACGCCAGCCCGGGCTCCGGCAGCGTGAAGGTCACCGCTTCGTGCGTGGGGTTCATCAGCAGCAGCGTCACGTCGGCGCCGCCTTCGGGGCGCTGCGCGGCGCGGCGCAAGCCCATTACGCGTTCCTGCTCCGCTTCCCAGGCCGGGCCGTCCAGTTGCGCGCCGGAAGCGTCGAACCAGGAAATCGCGGGGATCCCCGGCACGATCTCCTGGCCGGCATCGCCGTAGCGGGCGCTGCGCACGCTGGGATGCGCGCGGCGCAACGCGGTCAGGCGGCCAACATAACGGCTGAGCGCGCGGCCGGCGTCGCTTTGCGCCTGCGTCCAGTCCAGCCACGAAATGGCGTTGTCCTGGCAGTAGGCGTTGTTGTTGCCTTCCTGGCTGTTGCCGAATTCGTCGCCGGCCAGCAGCATCGGCGTGCCGTCGGACAGCATGGCCGATCCCAGCAGCGCGCGCTGCACGCGGCCGCGCGTCTCCAGGATCTGCGGGTCGTCGGTGGCGCCTTCGGCGCCCCAGTTATGGCTGAAGTTCTCGGAATGGCCGTCGTTGCCGTCCTCGCCGTTGGCCTCGTTGTGGCGGCCGTCGTAGCTGACGATGTCGGCCAACGTGAAGCCGTCGTGCGAAGCCACGTAATTGATGGTGGACCAGGGTCGGCGATGGCGGCGGTCGAAGATGTCGCGCGACCCGCACAGCCGGGCCGCCATGTCGCCGCGCATGCCCTCGTCACCGCGCCAGAAGCGGCGGGTGGTGTCGCGGAACTTGTCGTTCCATTCCGCGAACCCGGGCGGATGGTTGCCGAGCTGATAGCCGTCCGGGCCGATGTCCCACGGCTCGGAGATCAGCTTGAGCTTGGACAGGACCGGGTCCTGCAGGATGACGTCAAAGAACCCCGAGCCGGGGTCGTAGCCGTTGCCTTCACGCCCCAGCGTCACGCCCAGGTCGAAGCGAAAGCCGTCCACGCCATACGAAGTGGCCCAATAGCGCAGGGAGTCGGTCACCATCTGCAGCACGCGCGGATGCGACATATTGACCGTGTTGCCGCAGCCGGTGTCGTTGATGTAGTAGCGCTCTTCGCCCGGCATGAGGCGGTAGTAGCTGGCGTTGTCCAGGCCGCGCCAGGACAAGGTCGGCCCCATCTCGTTGCCTTCGCAGGTGTGGTTGTACACCACGTCAAGAATGACCTCGATGCCTGCCGCGTGCAGGCGGCGGATGGCGAGCCGCAACTCGTTGGGGTGCTGCATCAGGTAGCCGGGCTCGGGCGCGAAGTACGATAGCGTGCTGTACCCCCAGTAATTGCGCAGGCCGCGTTCGGTCAGGAAGTGATCCTGCAGGAAGGCATACACCGGCAGCAGTTCCACCGCCGTCACGCCCAGGCGTTGCAGATGCTCGATGAAATGCGGATCGGCCAGGGCGGCGCAGGTGCCGCGCAGCGGCTGGCGCAGGTCTTCGCGCTGCATCGAGGCGCCGCGCACATGGACCTCGTAGATGGTGGTGTCGTTCCACGACGTGCACGGCGCCTTGCTATTGCCCCAGTTGAACGGGACTTCATCGGCCACGATGGCCTTGGGCATGGCGGGCGCGCTGTCGCGGCGGTCCAGGGTCAGGTCAAGCCGCGAGTGATTCATGCGGTAGCCAAAGAGGGCGGGGCTCCAGTGCAGCGGTCCGCTCAGTTGGCGGGCGTACGGGTCCAGCAGCAGCTTGTGCGGATTGAAGCGGTGCCCGTTCTGGGGATCGTACGGGCCGTGCGCCCGGTAGCCATACAGCAGGCCGGGCTGCGCATCCGGCAGGTACCCATGCCAGATTTCATCCGTGCATTCGGGCAGGTCGAAGCGCCGCAGTTCCTTGCGGCCCTTGGGGTCGAAGATGCACAGCTCGATGCGGGTGGCGTGCGCCGAGAACACGGCAAAGTTCACGCCGAGGCCGTCGCTGGTGGCGCCCAGCGGTGTCGGCTGGCCGCCGGTGATACGGGTCAGTTGGGACGGATCCATGGATTCAGCCTTCGTGCATCAGGAAGAGGGTCGAAAGAGGCGGCAGGGTCAGCGACAGGGCCTGCGGCTGCCCATGGGCAGCCATGTCGCCGGTGTGAGTCCCGCCCTGGTTGCCCTGGCCGGACCCGCCGTAATGGGACGCGTCGGTGTTCAGCCGCTCGGCCCAACGGCCGGCGCGCGGAACGCCAATGCGGTAATCGTGCCGGGTGACCGGCGTGAAGTTCGACACCACCAGCACCTGCTGCTGACCATCCGTGCGGATGAAGGCAACGACGCTGTTGTCCTGGTCGTCCAGGATCGTCCACGCGAATCCCGACGGATCCGCATCCCGCGCATGCAGGGCGGGCACGTCGCGGTACAGCCGGTTCAGGTCGGCCACCAGGCGCTGAATGCCCAGGTGCCCGGCGTTGTCCAGCAGGTTCCAGTTCAGCGTGGCGTCGTGGTTCCATTCGGTGGGCTGGGCCAATTCGCCGCCCATGAACAGCAGCTTCTTGCCGGGGTGGGCCCACATGAAGCCGTAGTACGCGCGCAGATTGGCTTGGCGGGTCTGCGTGTCGCCCGGCATTTTGCCCAGCAACGACCCCTTGCCGTGCACCACTTCGTCGTGCGACAGCGGCAGGATGAAGCGCTCGCTGAAGGCATACACCATGCCGAAGGTGATGTCGTGGTGGTGGTAGCGGCGATGGATGGGATCCTGCGACAGATAGCGCAGCGTGTCGTGCATCCAGCCCATGTTCCATTTGTAGTGAAAGCCCAGGCCGCCCTCGGACACGGGCGCCGTCACGCCGGGCCAGGCGGTGGATTCCTCGGCCACCATGATCGCGTCCGGCACCTCGGCGCGCACCGTGTCGTTCAGTTCCTGCAGGAATTGAACGGCCTCCAGATTCTCGCGGCCGCCATAGCGGTTGGGTATCCATTCGCCGGGCTGGCGGCTGTAGTCGCGATAGAGCATCGACGCCACGGCGTCCACGCGCAGCCCGTCGATGTGAAAGCGCCGCAGCCAGTGCATGGCGCTGGCGATCATGAAGGCCTTCACCTCGTTGCGGCCCAGGTTGTAGACCATGGTGTGCCAGTCGGGGTGGTAGCCCTCGCGCGGGTCCTCGTATTCATAGAGCGAGGTGCCGTCGAAGGCGGCCAGCCCGTGCGCGTCGTCCGGGAAGTGCGCGGGCACCCAATCCAGGATGACGCCGATGCCCGCGGCGTGGCAGCGGTCGATGAAGCGCGCGAAGGCTTCGGGCGGGCCGTAGCGCGCGGTGGGCGCAAACATGCCCAGCGGTTGATAGCCCCACGAGCCCCCGAACGGATGCTCCATGATCGGCATCAGTTCAAGATGCGTGAATCCCATGGCGCGGGCGTAGCCGGGCAGCTTGTCGGCCAGCTGGTCCCAGCCGCAGACACCCGATTCGCAACCTGCCCAGGAGCCGGCGTGGACCTCGTAAATGGAGACGGGCGCATCGGGCGACTGGCGTGCGCCGCGCCCCTGCATCCAGTCGTCGTCGGTCCAGGTGTAGGGCGCGGGATCGTCCACGATGGAGGCCGTGGCCGGCGCCATCTCGCTGCGCCGCGCCATCGGATCGGCCTTCATGAACTGATTGCCGTTGCGGTCGGTGATGGCGAACTTGTAGCGCTCGCCGGGGCGCACGCCCGGGATGAAGATTTCCCAGACGCCGGCCGCATGGCGCAGCCGCATGCCGTGCCGGCGTGCGTCCCAGCCGTTGAAGTCGCCCGCCACCGCAACCCGCCGGGCGTTGGGCGCCCAGACCGCGCAGCGCAGGCCGGTCACACCGTCGACCTCGACCAGATGCGCGCCCAGCGCCTCGCCAGCCTCGTGCCAGGCGCCTTGCGCCAGCCGTTGCAGCGTGCCGTCGTCGAGCAGCGCGCCGAAGGCGTACGGGTCGGCGGTGGTCTGCTCGGCCGCCGGCCATTGGATCGCCACGCGGTAGGAGGCCCCGTCGCCGGCCTGCGCATACGGCACGCGGCCGATGAACAGGCCCTGCGCCTGTTCCGTCAGGGCCGTCCGGTCGCCGTCCGGGTCCAGCGCCTCCACTGCCGACGCACCGGGCACGAAGACGCGCAGCCAGCCGTCGTGCGGCCCCAGCACGCCGAACGGATTGTCATGCAGCCCATGGGCGAGCGCGGTCAGTTCCTGCGGATCGATATGACCCTCCGCCAGATCGGCAGAGGGGAAAGAGGCGTGGGCTCCGCTCATGGCGTTTTTCCTTCGGCGTCGATGGCGGCGGAAAGTAGGACGCTGCGCGCCAGTTCCGTCAGGGCGCATAGCGGAATCGAGATCCAGTCTGGACGGTGGGCGGCTTCGTAGCTGACTTCGTAGGCGGCCTTTTCAAGCTGCGCCAGCGTTAGCAGCGTGTTCTCCCGGTCAGAACCGTCTGCCAGGTCGCCGCCGCGTGCTCCGCGGTAGCCCTGCAGGAAGGCGTCGCACGCCTGCTGCCGGAAGCGCGACAACAGGGCGTCGCGCTGTTCGGCCGGCGCCACCGTCGGGGCCGGCACCTCGTCCGCACCCGCGTTGGCGTCCAGATGCGCGCCGCCGATGAGATCGGTGCGGGCAATGGACGCGGCGGCATAGTCAAACGAGCGCAGCATGCCCGCCACGTCCTTGTAGGGGGACGACAGCGCGCGCCGCGCCTCCAGGCTGCTGATCGGTTCGCCCTCGAAGTCGATCAGGTAGGCGTCGGTCTGCGCGACCAGCACCTGGCCCAGGTGGAAGTCGCCGTGGATGCGCAGCCAGGGCGAGCCGGCTTCGGCCTTCGCCATGGCGGTGACCCGTTCGGCCAGGCGCGCATGATGCTCGAAGAACCATTCGGCGCAGGCGCGCGACGGCTCTTCCAGCTTGTCCAGCGCGGCCCGCAGGTTTTTCTCGGCGCGGTCCAGCAGCGCGCGCACCTGTTCGGCCCGCGCGTCGGCGTCGGCCTCGCTGGCCGGACGCGACTGGAAGCCGGCGTCATCGGTCGGCGCCGCCAGCACTGTGTGCATCTGGCCCAGGCGCTCGCCGATGGTCGCGGCCATCACGGCGTAGCCCTGCAGCGTTTCCTCGTATTCCTCGGGCGACGTCCCCACCAGCAGCGCGTTCGCCAGCGTGCGCTTCAGGAAGTCCAGCGTCCAGCTCCACGCATCGCCTTCATTGGGCACGAACCCGTGCGCCACCGCCAGCGTGTGCACGACGCCGTCCGTGTCCACGCGCTGCACTTCGCCCAGCAGCGGCGGAATGTTGCCGTAGCCCGCGCGGGTCAGATAGCGCGTCATTTCCGATTCCGGAGACAGGCCGGGCTGCACGCTGCGGATGAGCTTCAGGATCACCGCGTTGCCGACGATGACCGAGCTGTTGGACTGTTCGCCCGACAGCCAATGCATGTCCACATCGCCCTCGAAGTCCATCTCCTTTAAGCCCGCCTCCGGCAGGAAGCGGATGACGCCCGGCTTGTCGCCAGGCTTGCCGCCGCTGCGGCCGTCCAGCTCCGCGCCGGCCTGCATGGCCTTGAGCGTGCTGCGCACGAACCCCGGCTGCAGGAAGGCGTCGGCCAGCACGCCGACCTCGGCGCCGCGGCGCACGCGCGCAATCGCGTACTGGATGACGGCGGTTTCATCCCAGACCAGCACGAAGGGCGCCTGGGCCCGGAGGCCCTTGACGCCGTCCTCCGGCTCGATCTCGGCCCAGTAGTATTCGCCGTCCGCCGACGCGAACGGGGTGGCATAGGCCAGCCGCGCACGCGAGGGCGGCTCCGCACCCGGGTACCAGCGCTGGCGCGCCAGATACTGCGGCAGGATCTCGCGTTCCAGCGTGGCGCGCGAGGCGTCGGTCAACGCCGCGCCGCCGCGCGTCTTGAGCACCAGCGTGATCAGCTCGGGCATCTGTTCGGGCGCCGTCGCATGCCATCCGGGCGGCGCGGCATCCTGGCTCAGGTCCATCCAGTAAAAGCCATAGGGCGGCAGCGTCAGCAGATACGGCAGTTCGCCGATCGCGGGGAAGGGCGTGCCGCCCAGCATTTCGACCGGCACCCGGCCATTGAACTCCTGCATGTGCAGCTCGACGGGCTGCGCCGCGTTCGACAAGTTGGCCACGCACAGGATCGTGGTGTCTTCCCATTGCCGCAGATAGGCCAGGATCTTGCGGTTGCCGGCAAAGATGAAGCGCAGCGTGCCGCGCCCGAAAGCATGGCTTTGTCCGCGCTGGGCCAGCAGGCGCCGCGTCCAGTTCAGCAGCGAATGCGGGTCGCGCTGCTGCGCCTCGACGTTGACGGCCTCATAGCCGTACAGGGGGCCCATCAGCACCGGCAGCGGCAGGCGCTCCGGATCCGCGCGTGAGAACCCGCCGTTGCGGTCCGGCGACCATTGCATCGGCGTGCGTACGCCGTCCCGGTCGCCCAGGTGAACGTTGTCGCCCATGCCCAGCTCGTCGCCGTAGTACAGCACCGGCGTACCCGGCATCGACAGCAGCAGGCTGTTCATCAGTTCGACACGGCGGCGGTCCCGTTCCAGCAGCGGCGCCAGCCGGCGGCGGATGCCCAGGTTGATGCGGGCGCGCGGCTCGGCGGCGTAGACGTTCCACAGGTAATCGCGTTCGCGGCTCGTC
The DNA window shown above is from Achromobacter spanius and carries:
- the treS gene encoding maltose alpha-D-glucosyltransferase; this encodes MKPAPNAMMSKAQPIQDDPLWYKDAVIYQLHVKSFFDSNGDGVGDLPGLISKLDYIASLGVNTIWLLPFYPSPRRDDGYDIADYRGVHSDYGTIADVRKLIRAAHARGLRIITELVVNHTSDQHPWFQRARAAKPGSAARNFYVWSDNDKAYAGTRIIFCDTEKSNWTWDPVANAYFWHRFYSHQPDLNYDNPQVLKEVLSVMRYWLDMGVDGLRLDAVPYLVEREGTNNENLPETHDVLKQIRAVIETEYPGRLLLAEANQWPEDAQEYFGAGDECHMSFHFPLMPRMYMAIAQEDRFPITDIIRQTPDIPPTCQWAIFLRNHDELTLEMVTSRERDYLWNVYAAEPRARINLGIRRRLAPLLERDRRRVELMNSLLLSMPGTPVLYYGDELGMGDNVHLGDRDGVRTPMQWSPDRNGGFSRADPERLPLPVLMGPLYGYEAVNVEAQQRDPHSLLNWTRRLLAQRGQSHAFGRGTLRFIFAGNRKILAYLRQWEDTTILCVANLSNAAQPVELHMQEFNGRVPVEMLGGTPFPAIGELPYLLTLPPYGFYWMDLSQDAAPPGWHATAPEQMPELITLVLKTRGGAALTDASRATLEREILPQYLARQRWYPGAEPPSRARLAYATPFASADGEYYWAEIEPEDGVKGLRAQAPFVLVWDETAVIQYAIARVRRGAEVGVLADAFLQPGFVRSTLKAMQAGAELDGRSGGKPGDKPGVIRFLPEAGLKEMDFEGDVDMHWLSGEQSNSSVIVGNAVILKLIRSVQPGLSPESEMTRYLTRAGYGNIPPLLGEVQRVDTDGVVHTLAVAHGFVPNEGDAWSWTLDFLKRTLANALLVGTSPEEYEETLQGYAVMAATIGERLGQMHTVLAAPTDDAGFQSRPASEADADARAEQVRALLDRAEKNLRAALDKLEEPSRACAEWFFEHHARLAERVTAMAKAEAGSPWLRIHGDFHLGQVLVAQTDAYLIDFEGEPISSLEARRALSSPYKDVAGMLRSFDYAAASIARTDLIGGAHLDANAGADEVPAPTVAPAEQRDALLSRFRQQACDAFLQGYRGARGGDLADGSDRENTLLTLAQLEKAAYEVSYEAAHRPDWISIPLCALTELARSVLLSAAIDAEGKTP
- the glgX gene encoding glycogen debranching protein GlgX, encoding MDPSQLTRITGGQPTPLGATSDGLGVNFAVFSAHATRIELCIFDPKGRKELRRFDLPECTDEIWHGYLPDAQPGLLYGYRAHGPYDPQNGHRFNPHKLLLDPYARQLSGPLHWSPALFGYRMNHSRLDLTLDRRDSAPAMPKAIVADEVPFNWGNSKAPCTSWNDTTIYEVHVRGASMQREDLRQPLRGTCAALADPHFIEHLQRLGVTAVELLPVYAFLQDHFLTERGLRNYWGYSTLSYFAPEPGYLMQHPNELRLAIRRLHAAGIEVILDVVYNHTCEGNEMGPTLSWRGLDNASYYRLMPGEERYYINDTGCGNTVNMSHPRVLQMVTDSLRYWATSYGVDGFRFDLGVTLGREGNGYDPGSGFFDVILQDPVLSKLKLISEPWDIGPDGYQLGNHPPGFAEWNDKFRDTTRRFWRGDEGMRGDMAARLCGSRDIFDRRHRRPWSTINYVASHDGFTLADIVSYDGRHNEANGEDGNDGHSENFSHNWGAEGATDDPQILETRGRVQRALLGSAMLSDGTPMLLAGDEFGNSQEGNNNAYCQDNAISWLDWTQAQSDAGRALSRYVGRLTALRRAHPSVRSARYGDAGQEIVPGIPAISWFDASGAQLDGPAWEAEQERVMGLRRAAQRPEGGADVTLLLMNPTHEAVTFTLPEPGLAWSLELDSDKPAAPAPWDEPAVTVAPHSLVLLAQREESGDAP
- the glgB gene encoding 1,4-alpha-glucan branching protein GlgB translates to MSGAHASFPSADLAEGHIDPQELTALAHGLHDNPFGVLGPHDGWLRVFVPGASAVEALDPDGDRTALTEQAQGLFIGRVPYAQAGDGASYRVAIQWPAAEQTTADPYAFGALLDDGTLQRLAQGAWHEAGEALGAHLVEVDGVTGLRCAVWAPNARRVAVAGDFNGWDARRHGMRLRHAAGVWEIFIPGVRPGERYKFAITDRNGNQFMKADPMARRSEMAPATASIVDDPAPYTWTDDDWMQGRGARQSPDAPVSIYEVHAGSWAGCESGVCGWDQLADKLPGYARAMGFTHLELMPIMEHPFGGSWGYQPLGMFAPTARYGPPEAFARFIDRCHAAGIGVILDWVPAHFPDDAHGLAAFDGTSLYEYEDPREGYHPDWHTMVYNLGRNEVKAFMIASAMHWLRRFHIDGLRVDAVASMLYRDYSRQPGEWIPNRYGGRENLEAVQFLQELNDTVRAEVPDAIMVAEESTAWPGVTAPVSEGGLGFHYKWNMGWMHDTLRYLSQDPIHRRYHHHDITFGMVYAFSERFILPLSHDEVVHGKGSLLGKMPGDTQTRQANLRAYYGFMWAHPGKKLLFMGGELAQPTEWNHDATLNWNLLDNAGHLGIQRLVADLNRLYRDVPALHARDADPSGFAWTILDDQDNSVVAFIRTDGQQQVLVVSNFTPVTRHDYRIGVPRAGRWAERLNTDASHYGGSGQGNQGGTHTGDMAAHGQPQALSLTLPPLSTLFLMHEG